From the Limosilactobacillus panis genome, one window contains:
- a CDS encoding Xaa-Pro dipeptidyl-peptidase — protein MKINQFSIINADPRQEQVELRTIHLLKDGDMAMSAVKLWQSLLLRIHDRIDSPVTGQEWLHDILATPTVAVDDWLIGNAALTTPVFYRVALQLLNFEPEVDFTLNDPLKFWDQVTLPRRDHDTWSTADVVDGIYLLLNTRGKNGQTLIDNLTSQGFLKWTYQLPAKDKPLFFNGKPLDCFDPHEFIREVVYVETDMDTDFDGQADLVKVEIIRPQESNVKKFPAVFTASPYNQGTNDEWGEKSTHNVNHRLHHKNPNYQAPAEASFPTNFARQTVKGTAPHATATFTSTPAYTLNNYLAVRGYAIVYSAGIGTKDSDGLQTCGSPEQAAAMKAVVEWLHGDRRAFTDRHSGLLTTASWCNGNVAMTGRSYLGTLSTAVATTGVAGLKAIISEAAISSWYDYYRENGLVRAAGGFQGEDADTLANETFSRTKRPADFQRIKPTYLKYIKQLTAAMDRQTGNYNAFWANRDYRPNIPKIKAAVMMVHGLNDTNVKPSNVKALADQLQEMPVTSKLILHQGQHIYINAFQSLDFSEMVNLWLANKLWAVDNNADKVLPNVLVQSNKLPETWTPYERWTAGTAVTYHLQAGKLTSAPGNSTTCQFNDQQAPADYQAWCKKPAKWQTALVKDDGRFSCHFMSDKLDHSLILRGTPHLSLQVASSVGHGMISAELIDWGIAKRLTTSPVLINRGGLPLGYHWASDDLREFKLQKEASPYKVISSGHINLQNRHRPDQTEDLRAGQAVDVSLDLQPIFHELAAGHQLGLIIYSTDYEFTLRGNEDITYTLPLEKATLTIPGSQEER, from the coding sequence ATGAAAATCAACCAATTTAGTATCATCAACGCTGACCCACGGCAAGAGCAGGTAGAGCTGCGAACCATCCACCTCCTCAAAGACGGGGACATGGCAATGTCAGCAGTCAAGCTCTGGCAGTCCCTCCTCTTACGGATACATGACAGAATTGATAGCCCCGTCACTGGTCAGGAATGGCTCCACGATATTCTTGCCACCCCGACCGTTGCGGTTGACGACTGGCTTATCGGTAACGCGGCGTTGACAACCCCAGTCTTTTACCGGGTTGCCCTCCAGCTGCTTAATTTTGAACCGGAAGTAGATTTCACCCTTAACGATCCCCTAAAATTTTGGGACCAGGTGACCCTACCGCGTCGCGACCATGACACGTGGAGCACAGCCGACGTGGTGGATGGCATTTACCTTCTTCTTAATACCCGGGGTAAAAACGGTCAAACGCTAATCGACAATTTAACTAGCCAGGGCTTCTTGAAGTGGACATACCAGTTGCCCGCCAAGGATAAGCCCCTCTTCTTCAACGGTAAGCCATTGGACTGCTTTGACCCCCACGAGTTTATCCGGGAGGTTGTTTACGTTGAAACGGACATGGATACTGATTTCGACGGGCAAGCCGACCTAGTTAAGGTAGAAATTATCCGGCCCCAAGAATCAAACGTTAAAAAGTTCCCAGCCGTGTTCACCGCTAGTCCATATAATCAGGGAACCAATGACGAATGGGGTGAGAAATCGACCCATAACGTGAACCACCGGCTCCACCACAAGAATCCCAACTACCAGGCACCCGCGGAAGCTTCCTTCCCAACGAACTTTGCCCGCCAAACAGTCAAGGGAACGGCCCCGCACGCCACAGCAACCTTTACTAGCACCCCAGCTTACACCTTGAACAACTACCTGGCAGTCCGGGGGTACGCCATCGTCTACTCTGCCGGGATCGGAACGAAGGACTCTGATGGTCTGCAAACCTGTGGGTCACCCGAGCAGGCCGCCGCGATGAAGGCAGTCGTGGAGTGGTTGCATGGTGACCGGCGGGCATTTACCGACCGGCATAGCGGCTTGTTAACCACCGCCAGCTGGTGCAACGGTAACGTGGCAATGACCGGGCGTTCTTATTTGGGAACCCTCTCCACCGCGGTGGCCACCACCGGGGTTGCCGGCCTCAAGGCAATCATCAGTGAGGCCGCCATCTCCAGCTGGTACGACTACTACCGGGAAAACGGTCTGGTTCGAGCGGCCGGTGGCTTCCAGGGTGAAGATGCGGACACACTGGCAAACGAGACCTTTAGCCGGACCAAGCGACCAGCCGACTTTCAACGCATCAAACCGACCTATCTCAAATACATCAAGCAGTTGACGGCAGCGATGGACCGGCAGACTGGTAATTATAATGCCTTCTGGGCCAATCGTGACTACCGGCCTAATATTCCTAAGATCAAGGCGGCCGTAATGATGGTCCACGGTCTCAATGACACCAATGTTAAGCCCAGCAACGTCAAGGCCCTCGCCGACCAGTTGCAAGAAATGCCCGTGACCAGCAAGCTCATTCTCCACCAGGGGCAGCATATCTACATCAATGCCTTCCAGTCGTTGGACTTCTCCGAAATGGTCAACCTCTGGCTAGCTAACAAGCTCTGGGCGGTGGATAACAACGCCGATAAGGTCTTACCAAACGTTTTAGTACAATCCAACAAACTGCCGGAGACCTGGACCCCTTACGAACGGTGGACTGCCGGGACAGCCGTCACATACCACCTGCAGGCGGGCAAGCTGACAAGCGCGCCTGGCAATTCGACCACTTGTCAATTTAATGATCAGCAGGCTCCCGCTGACTACCAGGCTTGGTGCAAAAAGCCGGCAAAGTGGCAAACGGCGCTGGTCAAAGACGATGGCCGTTTCAGCTGTCACTTCATGAGTGACAAGCTGGACCACAGCCTAATCTTGCGGGGAACGCCCCACCTCAGTCTCCAGGTTGCCTCATCAGTAGGCCACGGAATGATCAGTGCTGAATTAATCGACTGGGGAATTGCCAAGCGCCTGACCACGTCTCCCGTCTTGATCAACCGGGGTGGGCTCCCGTTGGGCTATCATTGGGCCAGCGATGACCTTCGTGAATTCAAGCTCCAAAAGGAAGCGAGCCCCTACAAGGTGATCAGCAGCGGCCACATTAACCTCCAGAACCGCCACCGGCCGGACCAGACTGAGGATTTACGGGCGGGACAAGCCGTGGACGTTTCCCTTGACCTCCAGCCAATTTTTCATGAATTAGCAGCGGGCCACCAGCTAGGGCTGATTATTTACAGCACCGACTACGAATTTACCCTCCGCGGCAACGAAGACATCACCTACACCCTGCCCCTTGAAAAGGCAACCCTGACCATCCCCGGCAGCCAGGAAGAAAGGTAA
- a CDS encoding proline-specific peptidase family protein, producing MKQGTKIITLDNGYHLWTNTQGEGDIHLLALHGGPGGNHEYWEDAADQLKKQGLNVQVTMYDQLGSLYSDQPDYSDPEIAKKYLTYEYFLDEVDEVRQKLGLDNFYLIGQSWGGLLVQEYAVKYGQHLKGAIISSMVDEIDEYVEHVNALRDQTLPKEAVAFMKDCEERDDYSNPKYQEYVQVMNENFVDRKQPSKLYHLKDIGGDAVYNVFQGDNEFVITGKLKSWHFRDQLKNIKVPTLITFGGHETMPIATGEKMAKLIPNAKFVTTPGGGHHHMVDNPDVYYKHLADFIRQVENGTFNK from the coding sequence TTGAAGCAAGGAACAAAAATCATTACCCTCGATAACGGTTACCACTTGTGGACGAATACCCAGGGTGAAGGTGACATTCACCTGCTCGCCCTCCACGGTGGTCCCGGTGGCAACCATGAATACTGGGAAGACGCCGCTGACCAGTTGAAGAAGCAGGGATTAAACGTCCAGGTCACCATGTATGACCAGCTGGGTTCCCTCTACTCCGACCAGCCAGACTACTCTGACCCCGAAATTGCCAAGAAGTACCTCACCTACGAGTACTTCCTGGATGAAGTCGACGAAGTTCGGCAAAAGCTGGGCTTAGACAACTTCTACTTAATCGGGCAAAGCTGGGGTGGCCTGCTCGTCCAAGAGTACGCAGTCAAGTACGGTCAACACCTCAAGGGCGCAATCATCTCCTCAATGGTTGATGAGATTGACGAGTATGTCGAACACGTCAACGCCCTCCGTGACCAGACCCTGCCTAAGGAAGCGGTCGCCTTTATGAAGGACTGCGAAGAACGCGACGACTACAGTAACCCGAAGTACCAGGAATACGTTCAGGTCATGAACGAGAACTTCGTCGACCGAAAGCAGCCTTCCAAGCTCTACCACCTCAAGGACATTGGTGGCGACGCGGTTTACAATGTCTTCCAGGGGGACAACGAGTTTGTCATCACTGGTAAGCTGAAGAGCTGGCACTTCCGTGACCAACTCAAGAACATCAAGGTGCCAACCCTGATTACCTTTGGTGGGCACGAAACGATGCCAATCGCCACCGGTGAAAAGATGGCTAAGCTGATCCCGAACGCCAAATTTGTCACCACGCCGGGTGGTGGCCACCACCACATGGTTGATAACCCTGACGTTTACTACAAGCACCTGGCTGACTTCATTCGCCAGGTTGAAAACGGCACATTTAACAAGTAA
- a CDS encoding HAD-IC family P-type ATPase translates to MKEKYQLTTAEIKQQLGLKEFTQGISSQEAATRLQRDGQNALEVKPTPKWKIFLRQFNNIVIYILLVATLLTIMIGHYTDAVVILAVVILNSLIGYFQETSAANALAKIKEMMAQHATVYRDGKRQDIDASDLVVGDVVFLEAGDNVPADLRIVSADNLRIEESALTGETNSVIKTDEALTDDKIPLADRVNMAYSSTSVTSGSGLGVVVATGEHTEIGKISQEVAHIKPKKTRLTREIDRVGTIVSYITIIGSVIIFIIGFFLQIYSLPALALAVVAMLVGSIPEGLPATTSVILAFGVSKMAKRYKTIIKSMPAVETLGSVDVIATDKTGTLTKNEMTAIELWSGDQHYTVTGTGYAPQGQLMQDGHQVEVDDQLKLLLEAGFQANDTVLSEEDGRWVINGEPTDGAFLTLYHKLLGAKYQSSYESQDLLPFDSNYRYIAELTRNTESNQQVIFIKGSPDKLFEMAAKGDPAFDIQKWTKRVNDWSVAGKRVIALGFRVVEGENLMEIEHDHLYQGIHLLGLAALQDAPREEVIAALKTMNNAGVAVKMITGDDPQTARAIGQQLGLAPGEIHAITGAQWDRLPAEEQAKAAQDNQVFARTTPQNKLEIIDALQRGQLVTAMVGDGVNDAPALKQADIGIAMGIKGTDVAKDAADMVLGDDNFATMAAVIEEGRRIYDNIKKSILFLLPTSFAEGLVVAFSILTAQQVPLQPVQLLWINLVAAITIQFAFVFEKAAPGLMNRPPRPVSSKLMNRHDLIQMGYVSALMAIFALVAYDWFTGHDASVINATTMMINVIVISKLFYFFSIRTTGNGLKQIKTITGRAWAVIGIMLAFQLILTYTPFMQEAFHVTGISLVEWLAVIVFSCLIMLVAEADK, encoded by the coding sequence ATGAAAGAAAAATACCAACTAACCACTGCTGAAATTAAACAGCAACTTGGCCTCAAAGAATTTACACAGGGGATTAGCAGCCAAGAAGCCGCGACCCGCCTGCAAAGGGATGGGCAGAATGCTCTGGAAGTTAAGCCAACCCCCAAGTGGAAAATCTTTTTGCGCCAGTTTAACAACATTGTTATTTACATTTTGCTGGTTGCAACCTTGTTAACCATCATGATTGGCCACTATACGGACGCGGTCGTTATCCTCGCCGTCGTCATCCTTAATTCTCTGATTGGCTACTTCCAGGAGACAAGTGCTGCCAATGCACTAGCTAAGATTAAGGAAATGATGGCGCAGCACGCTACCGTCTACCGTGACGGTAAGCGGCAAGATATCGACGCCAGTGACCTGGTTGTCGGTGACGTTGTCTTCTTAGAAGCCGGGGATAACGTGCCCGCCGACCTGCGAATTGTGTCCGCTGATAACCTGCGGATTGAGGAGTCGGCCTTGACTGGTGAAACCAACTCGGTTATTAAAACCGACGAGGCCCTAACCGATGATAAGATTCCGCTGGCTGACCGGGTCAACATGGCTTATTCCTCCACTTCCGTAACCAGCGGGAGCGGACTCGGGGTGGTCGTGGCCACTGGTGAACACACCGAGATTGGGAAGATTTCCCAAGAGGTGGCTCACATCAAGCCGAAGAAGACCCGGCTCACTCGGGAAATCGACCGGGTGGGGACCATCGTTTCCTACATCACGATTATCGGTTCCGTTATTATCTTCATCATCGGTTTCTTCCTGCAAATCTATTCACTGCCGGCCCTGGCCCTCGCGGTGGTGGCAATGCTGGTGGGGTCCATCCCCGAAGGATTGCCCGCTACCACCTCCGTTATCCTGGCATTTGGGGTAAGTAAGATGGCCAAGCGCTACAAGACGATTATTAAGTCCATGCCGGCCGTAGAAACCCTGGGCTCCGTTGACGTGATCGCCACCGATAAGACGGGGACGTTAACGAAGAACGAGATGACTGCTATTGAACTGTGGTCTGGTGACCAGCATTACACCGTTACGGGAACTGGCTACGCGCCCCAGGGACAGCTAATGCAAGACGGTCACCAGGTTGAAGTTGACGACCAGCTCAAGCTCTTGCTAGAGGCGGGCTTTCAGGCCAACGATACGGTCCTCAGTGAGGAGGATGGGCGTTGGGTGATCAATGGTGAGCCGACTGACGGTGCCTTTTTAACTCTTTACCACAAGCTGTTGGGTGCTAAGTACCAATCTTCCTACGAGTCCCAGGACCTCCTGCCGTTTGATTCCAACTACCGCTACATCGCTGAACTGACTCGAAACACGGAGAGTAACCAGCAGGTCATCTTCATCAAGGGGTCACCCGACAAACTGTTTGAAATGGCCGCCAAAGGAGATCCCGCCTTCGACATTCAAAAGTGGACCAAGCGGGTTAATGACTGGTCCGTGGCGGGTAAACGGGTCATTGCCCTCGGCTTTCGGGTTGTCGAGGGGGAAAACCTGATGGAGATTGAACACGACCACCTTTACCAGGGAATCCACCTCCTCGGTTTGGCCGCCCTCCAAGACGCGCCCCGTGAAGAAGTCATTGCCGCCCTCAAGACAATGAATAATGCCGGGGTAGCAGTTAAGATGATTACTGGGGACGACCCGCAAACCGCCCGGGCGATTGGTCAGCAACTGGGCTTGGCCCCAGGTGAAATTCACGCGATAACTGGCGCCCAGTGGGACCGGCTACCTGCCGAAGAACAGGCCAAAGCGGCCCAGGATAACCAGGTTTTTGCCCGGACAACACCGCAAAACAAGCTGGAAATCATTGACGCCCTGCAGCGGGGCCAACTCGTTACCGCGATGGTCGGGGACGGGGTCAACGACGCCCCGGCCCTCAAGCAGGCTGACATCGGGATTGCCATGGGGATCAAGGGGACGGACGTTGCCAAAGACGCCGCCGATATGGTCCTGGGGGATGACAACTTTGCAACCATGGCGGCGGTCATTGAAGAAGGTCGCCGTATTTACGACAACATCAAGAAGAGCATCCTCTTCCTGTTGCCGACCTCGTTTGCCGAAGGCCTTGTGGTGGCCTTCTCAATCCTGACCGCCCAACAAGTTCCCCTCCAGCCAGTTCAGCTGCTCTGGATCAACCTGGTGGCCGCCATCACCATCCAGTTTGCTTTTGTCTTCGAGAAGGCAGCACCGGGGTTAATGAACCGACCACCACGCCCAGTGTCATCCAAGTTAATGAACCGGCACGACCTTATCCAGATGGGCTATGTCTCAGCGCTGATGGCGATCTTCGCCCTCGTTGCATACGACTGGTTCACTGGTCACGACGCAAGTGTTATCAACGCAACAACGATGATGATTAACGTGATTGTCATCAGTAAACTCTTCTACTTCTTCAGCATTCGGACCACCGGCAATGGTCTCAAACAGATTAAAACAATTACCGGCCGGGCATGGGCAGTGATTGGAATCATGCTGGCATTCCAGCTGATTTTGACCTACACGCCATTCATGCAGGAAGCCTTCCACGTTACCGGGATTAGCTTGGTAGAATGGTTGGCGGTGATTGTCTTCTCCTGCCTGATCATGTTGGTCGCCGAAGCTGATAAATAG
- a CDS encoding HAD family hydrolase, translated as MGQINNFIFDIDGTLIDTFDMYMPPMITILRQHGYHIAPEDELATMKKLFGITGADALRIFGVRPDERETIQKEWIKATYKRKNLVKVIDQVPEALAAIAKVKGNHLAVATSKLRHEYETHFAPEYPFARLFEVAITSSDTVKHKPDPAPLLAAIAKLKAVPENCVYVGDTINDQKAARAAGIKFAGALYGSANPESIADADYPLRSPMDLLKI; from the coding sequence ATGGGGCAAATTAATAACTTTATTTTTGACATTGATGGAACACTGATTGACACCTTTGATATGTACATGCCGCCAATGATCACCATCCTGCGGCAACACGGCTACCACATTGCACCGGAAGACGAACTAGCAACGATGAAAAAGCTCTTCGGAATTACCGGTGCCGACGCCCTCCGTATCTTTGGGGTCCGCCCCGATGAACGGGAGACCATTCAAAAGGAGTGGATTAAAGCCACGTATAAGCGGAAAAACTTGGTCAAGGTGATTGACCAGGTCCCGGAAGCGTTAGCTGCGATCGCCAAGGTCAAAGGAAACCACCTGGCCGTGGCAACTTCCAAGCTTCGTCACGAATACGAGACCCACTTTGCCCCCGAGTACCCATTTGCCCGCCTCTTTGAGGTTGCAATCACCTCTTCGGATACGGTTAAACACAAGCCGGACCCCGCACCCTTACTGGCGGCCATTGCCAAGTTAAAGGCGGTCCCGGAAAATTGTGTTTACGTTGGTGATACAATTAACGATCAAAAGGCAGCCCGGGCCGCTGGCATTAAGTTTGCGGGCGCCCTTTACGGGTCCGCTAATCCGGAATCAATTGCGGATGCCGACTACCCACTGCGTTCACCAATGGACCTACTTAAGATTTGA
- a CDS encoding DUF3290 family protein: MTFYSESYFLHQQQLTSLVNYIAIVVLLLLVIFNTIRYLRHQLRTRNRDLGIIFFLLLLIFTGLQITNLERTVTQRSQSLQMQPFIQAVAKDHGLKSSQVVVNSTTLTDGILVRFRGRDYRVNMSPSGDNYTLSRAHVVDHTVKIQH, encoded by the coding sequence ATGACTTTTTATAGTGAAAGTTACTTCTTACACCAGCAGCAGTTAACCAGCCTGGTCAACTACATCGCCATCGTGGTACTGCTGCTCCTGGTGATCTTCAACACAATCCGTTACCTCCGCCACCAATTGCGGACACGGAACCGGGATCTGGGAATCATTTTCTTCCTGCTCCTACTCATCTTCACCGGACTACAGATCACCAACCTGGAACGGACCGTTACCCAGCGGTCCCAATCCCTGCAGATGCAACCGTTCATCCAGGCGGTTGCCAAGGACCATGGTCTGAAGTCCAGCCAGGTCGTGGTTAATTCCACTACCCTGACCGATGGCATCTTGGTCCGCTTCAGGGGCAGGGATTACCGGGTCAACATGAGCCCCAGCGGTGATAACTACACCCTTAGCCGGGCGCACGTTGTCGACCACACGGTTAAAATCCAACACTAA
- a CDS encoding DUF421 domain-containing protein, producing MDYGLVTIKFVLGMICLIFQINISGKSNLAPNSAIDQVQNYVLGGIIGGIIYNNDVTVLQFLMVLLIWTVIVFIIKFAKEHNNVVHKIVDGQPRLLIKNGQLLVDNCMRAGITANELMFHLRRHGVYEVNQVKSGILEQNGQLVVIENDEQNVHFPIINDGQINQDVLELTHHDVQWLKNAVVKAGYRSINDIYLGEYIHGQLHLVAYPND from the coding sequence ATGGATTACGGACTAGTCACAATTAAGTTTGTCCTCGGAATGATCTGCCTGATCTTTCAAATTAATATTTCTGGTAAGAGCAACCTGGCGCCGAACTCGGCGATCGACCAGGTCCAAAACTACGTCCTCGGGGGCATCATTGGGGGTATTATCTACAACAACGACGTCACCGTCCTCCAGTTCCTCATGGTTCTCTTAATCTGGACAGTAATTGTCTTCATCATCAAGTTTGCTAAGGAACATAACAACGTTGTTCATAAGATTGTCGACGGGCAGCCCCGCCTGCTGATCAAAAACGGCCAGCTTTTGGTCGATAACTGTATGCGGGCCGGGATTACCGCCAACGAGCTGATGTTCCACCTGCGCCGGCACGGTGTTTACGAGGTCAACCAGGTAAAGAGCGGAATTCTCGAACAAAACGGCCAGCTCGTCGTCATCGAAAACGATGAGCAAAACGTCCACTTCCCGATCATCAACGACGGGCAAATCAACCAGGACGTCCTGGAACTAACCCACCACGACGTGCAGTGGCTGAAAAACGCGGTCGTCAAGGCCGGGTACCGGAGCATTAACGATATCTACCTCGGTGAATACATCCATGGTCAGCTGCACCTCGTTGCCTACCCGAACGACTAG
- a CDS encoding DHHA1 domain-containing protein: MVKRLIKLFSHNDLDGFGAPLLLRAVQPTMFADVEFDMTNCGAGRIDDEFAHWLKSPETGRFTDVYIMDMTPDSDYTFQQLNTNFANHWLVFDHHESEEALRKKYAANSVLPADPQVNPSAASLVWDWLQKQPHFNDLPEQRRQDLAYLVELIRAYDTWDWQNDPDMGDEERTAADDLDQLFWFYPLQDSASFVMDVFNAGWTKYREDNQLLIRTLNERRAKYLKGHLKDILKTKLDGHQFGIVYASDYKSEIAHELLDQNPDVDAALVISPVSVSLRSNGKLDVAKFAEKYFAGGGHADAAGGRLTVNPIKVGEQAVADELAQTIKNHEDEQQTTESTLADNLDPAVAAKMAALFKKD; the protein is encoded by the coding sequence ATGGTTAAACGATTAATAAAACTTTTTTCGCATAATGATTTAGATGGTTTTGGGGCCCCGCTTTTGCTAAGGGCAGTGCAGCCGACGATGTTTGCTGACGTGGAGTTTGACATGACAAACTGTGGTGCCGGGCGGATTGATGACGAATTTGCCCACTGGTTGAAGAGCCCAGAAACGGGGCGCTTTACCGATGTTTACATCATGGACATGACCCCCGACAGCGACTATACCTTCCAGCAGCTAAATACTAACTTTGCCAACCACTGGCTCGTCTTTGACCACCACGAAAGTGAAGAAGCTCTGCGGAAAAAGTATGCTGCCAATAGTGTCCTTCCCGCTGACCCCCAGGTTAACCCCAGTGCGGCAAGCCTGGTGTGGGACTGGCTCCAAAAGCAGCCCCACTTCAATGACCTGCCAGAACAGCGGCGTCAGGACTTAGCTTACCTGGTCGAACTGATCCGGGCCTATGATACCTGGGACTGGCAAAACGACCCTGACATGGGGGATGAGGAGCGGACAGCCGCGGATGACCTTGACCAGCTCTTCTGGTTCTACCCCTTGCAAGACTCGGCGTCCTTTGTCATGGATGTCTTTAACGCCGGCTGGACCAAGTACCGGGAGGACAACCAGCTCTTGATCCGGACCCTCAACGAACGGCGGGCCAAGTATCTAAAAGGACACCTAAAGGATATCTTGAAGACGAAGCTGGACGGGCACCAGTTTGGCATTGTCTACGCCAGTGACTACAAGTCCGAGATTGCCCACGAGCTTCTTGACCAGAACCCCGACGTGGACGCGGCCCTGGTTATCAGCCCCGTTAGCGTCTCCCTCCGTAGCAACGGCAAGCTCGACGTTGCTAAGTTTGCGGAGAAGTACTTTGCTGGTGGTGGCCACGCCGATGCCGCTGGTGGTCGCCTGACCGTTAACCCGATTAAGGTTGGTGAGCAGGCAGTTGCCGACGAGCTTGCCCAGACAATCAAGAACCATGAGGACGAGCAGCAGACGACGGAGAGTACCCTGGCGGATAACCTTGACCCGGCGGTCGCTGCTAAGATGGCTGCCCTGTTTAAGAAAGATTAG
- a CDS encoding DUF2325 domain-containing protein, protein MKIYDYRQELITLLENTSSDPASLLQTQRSLTTILNILNHYAEGQGNRPVPAVKKPSFHQHQVNRDQQPLPTAAKKQLKSLLTGPAKEVTDTKPAIHVRPAEKEAATPKEITPEERLAADNRYLVHRKLSGAEINHRYYSEAILHHLPFPVEDGDIVELDPQQTVRGLPAIRRVTSDHLTDYQPEKINVLEYAKLTAVPGSDVLQISSTMKENSILDTAPANTVVVDPFKYPGRDLKAGMVIDYAYYDRGNGLKDAADGSIRWIHEKTDFDTTKQPAKPKKVKKVTNTRHDYEKKLDYDLKQRTVLVITGVRDKVQGLKPVITKHHGVFHGLDASAEEKVSSSTLKREIRNADFVIVCIDAIHHRISQLANHHAKRYDKPLAIANVTSNTAVERAVGRALNGDPAYAVASEKID, encoded by the coding sequence ATGAAAATATATGATTACCGGCAGGAATTGATCACCCTGTTGGAAAACACCAGTAGCGACCCCGCAAGTTTGCTCCAAACCCAGCGTAGCCTAACAACCATTCTTAATATCCTCAACCACTACGCCGAAGGCCAGGGCAACCGTCCAGTGCCCGCCGTTAAAAAGCCCAGTTTTCACCAGCACCAGGTAAACCGGGACCAGCAGCCCCTGCCAACCGCCGCTAAAAAGCAGTTAAAGTCACTGTTAACGGGCCCTGCCAAGGAAGTTACGGACACGAAACCGGCAATTCATGTCCGGCCCGCCGAAAAAGAGGCCGCGACCCCCAAGGAAATTACCCCGGAAGAGCGCCTGGCTGCCGATAACCGCTACCTCGTTCACCGAAAGCTGAGCGGGGCCGAAATTAACCACCGCTACTACTCCGAGGCGATTCTCCACCACCTGCCATTCCCGGTTGAAGATGGGGACATTGTGGAGCTAGACCCCCAGCAAACGGTCCGGGGGCTGCCCGCCATCCGTCGGGTCACCAGCGACCACCTCACCGACTACCAACCGGAGAAGATCAACGTCCTGGAGTACGCCAAGCTAACCGCCGTCCCGGGTTCCGACGTCCTGCAGATCAGCAGCACCATGAAGGAAAACTCGATTCTTGATACTGCCCCTGCTAACACTGTCGTTGTCGACCCCTTCAAGTACCCGGGCCGCGACTTGAAGGCCGGAATGGTCATCGACTATGCCTACTATGACCGGGGTAACGGCCTCAAGGATGCGGCTGATGGTTCGATTCGCTGGATCCATGAAAAGACCGACTTCGATACTACGAAGCAACCGGCTAAGCCAAAGAAGGTCAAGAAGGTTACTAATACCCGTCACGACTACGAGAAGAAGCTTGACTATGACCTCAAGCAGCGCACCGTCTTAGTAATTACGGGGGTCCGTGACAAGGTCCAGGGCCTTAAGCCAGTAATCACGAAGCACCATGGTGTGTTCCACGGCCTTGACGCCTCGGCAGAAGAAAAGGTTTCCTCCAGCACCTTAAAGCGGGAGATTCGGAACGCCGACTTCGTGATTGTCTGCATCGACGCAATCCACCACCGGATTAGCCAGCTCGCCAACCACCATGCTAAGCGCTACGACAAGCCACTAGCCATCGCCAACGTCACCTCCAACACCGCCGTCGAGCGGGCAGTTGGGCGGGCACTAAATGGTGATCCCGCCTACGCCGTCGCTAGCGAAAAGATTGACTAG
- a CDS encoding glycoside hydrolase family 73 protein, whose product MAHHQKILTVLGTVIGALILVLCLWAAIANYHKRTNQVERHSPNITTAAFIKKIAPAAQREQRRYHIPASITIAQAGLESNWGRSRLAAKYNNLFGIKATSKTDRVKMTTTENVKGKTIEVKQYFQTYRSWADSINAHTQLIVNGTADNHARFRDVQKASNYRQAAVVLQKGGYATDPNYANKLIYAIQKFHLDKYDRK is encoded by the coding sequence ATGGCCCACCACCAAAAGATACTCACTGTCCTGGGCACCGTCATTGGGGCCCTAATCCTGGTGCTTTGCCTGTGGGCGGCGATTGCCAACTACCACAAGCGGACCAACCAAGTTGAGCGGCATTCCCCCAACATTACTACCGCCGCTTTTATTAAGAAGATTGCCCCAGCGGCGCAGCGGGAACAGAGACGCTACCATATTCCGGCCAGCATCACGATTGCCCAGGCTGGTCTGGAATCGAACTGGGGTCGTAGCCGGTTGGCGGCAAAGTACAATAACCTGTTTGGCATCAAGGCGACGTCCAAAACGGACCGGGTGAAGATGACGACGACAGAAAACGTCAAGGGCAAGACGATTGAGGTTAAGCAGTACTTCCAAACCTACCGTTCGTGGGCGGATTCGATAAATGCCCACACCCAGCTAATTGTCAACGGGACGGCGGACAACCACGCCCGCTTCCGGGATGTTCAGAAGGCTAGCAACTATCGTCAGGCGGCCGTGGTCCTGCAGAAGGGTGGGTACGCTACTGACCCGAATTATGCTAATAAACTGATCTACGCCATTCAGAAGTTCCACCTCGATAAGTACGACCGTAAATAG